In one window of Chanodichthys erythropterus isolate Z2021 chromosome 23, ASM2448905v1, whole genome shotgun sequence DNA:
- the apoob gene encoding apolipoprotein O, b isoform X1, with product MSNLRKITKVVLPMAVPGALGLMSATVFAASEAKENNTTLMTDELSLYNTPESQLRYEEPEVGHVQQGVASVRKTVEPYISWCQEKTQFTVEKVQSYYKTVEPGVNTTQNIVKDIYAFLNDPPSEFYPSVGVIGFSGILGLYFAKGSIVKRLIFPTGLMALSASMFYPQHAVSVARTTKDYIFSLGSEGRVVLEELLRGKSPSKDKVEKTQKTESQKSS from the exons ATGTCAAATCTTAGGAAAATAACCAag GTGGTGCTGCCCATGGCAGTGCCTGGAGCCCTTGGCCTGATGTCTGCCACAGTTTTTGCTGCAAGCGAGGCCAAAGAAAATAACACCACCCTGATGACTGATGAG CTTTCACTCTATAACACGCCTGAGTCCCAGCTGAGGTACGAGGAGCCCGAGGTTGGTCATGTTCAGCAGGGTGTGGCGTCTGTGAGAAAGACGGTGGAACCTTATATTTCATGGTGTCAG GAAAAGACACAGTTTACTGTGGAGAAAGTACAG TCTTACTACAAGACTGTTGAGCCTGGTGTGAATACCACTCAAAATATTGTAAAGG ATATATATGCATTTTTGAATGACCCTCCATCTGAGTTCTATCCCAGTGTGGGTGTTATAGGGTTTTCTGGAATTCTGggactttattttgcaaaag GCAGCATAGTCAAGAGACTGATATTCCCCACTGGGCTCATGGCTCTCAGCGCCTCCATGTTCTACCCACAACATGCCGTCTCCGTTGCCAGG aCCACAAAAGACTACATATTTTCCTTGGGTTCAGAAGGGCGAGTTGTTTTGGAAGAGCTGCTGAGAGGGAAGTCACCATCCAAGGACAAA
- the apoob gene encoding apolipoprotein O, b isoform X2 — MLKPTFCFIVVLPMAVPGALGLMSATVFAASEAKENNTTLMTDELSLYNTPESQLRYEEPEVGHVQQGVASVRKTVEPYISWCQEKTQFTVEKVQSYYKTVEPGVNTTQNIVKDIYAFLNDPPSEFYPSVGVIGFSGILGLYFAKGSIVKRLIFPTGLMALSASMFYPQHAVSVARTTKDYIFSLGSEGRVVLEELLRGKSPSKDKVEKTQKTESQKSS, encoded by the exons ATGTTAAAACCAACATTTTGCTTCATT GTGGTGCTGCCCATGGCAGTGCCTGGAGCCCTTGGCCTGATGTCTGCCACAGTTTTTGCTGCAAGCGAGGCCAAAGAAAATAACACCACCCTGATGACTGATGAG CTTTCACTCTATAACACGCCTGAGTCCCAGCTGAGGTACGAGGAGCCCGAGGTTGGTCATGTTCAGCAGGGTGTGGCGTCTGTGAGAAAGACGGTGGAACCTTATATTTCATGGTGTCAG GAAAAGACACAGTTTACTGTGGAGAAAGTACAG TCTTACTACAAGACTGTTGAGCCTGGTGTGAATACCACTCAAAATATTGTAAAGG ATATATATGCATTTTTGAATGACCCTCCATCTGAGTTCTATCCCAGTGTGGGTGTTATAGGGTTTTCTGGAATTCTGggactttattttgcaaaag GCAGCATAGTCAAGAGACTGATATTCCCCACTGGGCTCATGGCTCTCAGCGCCTCCATGTTCTACCCACAACATGCCGTCTCCGTTGCCAGG aCCACAAAAGACTACATATTTTCCTTGGGTTCAGAAGGGCGAGTTGTTTTGGAAGAGCTGCTGAGAGGGAAGTCACCATCCAAGGACAAA
- the apoob gene encoding apolipoprotein O, b isoform X3: MAVPGALGLMSATVFAASEAKENNTTLMTDELSLYNTPESQLRYEEPEVGHVQQGVASVRKTVEPYISWCQEKTQFTVEKVQSYYKTVEPGVNTTQNIVKDIYAFLNDPPSEFYPSVGVIGFSGILGLYFAKGSIVKRLIFPTGLMALSASMFYPQHAVSVARTTKDYIFSLGSEGRVVLEELLRGKSPSKDKVEKTQKTESQKSS; this comes from the exons ATGGCAGTGCCTGGAGCCCTTGGCCTGATGTCTGCCACAGTTTTTGCTGCAAGCGAGGCCAAAGAAAATAACACCACCCTGATGACTGATGAG CTTTCACTCTATAACACGCCTGAGTCCCAGCTGAGGTACGAGGAGCCCGAGGTTGGTCATGTTCAGCAGGGTGTGGCGTCTGTGAGAAAGACGGTGGAACCTTATATTTCATGGTGTCAG GAAAAGACACAGTTTACTGTGGAGAAAGTACAG TCTTACTACAAGACTGTTGAGCCTGGTGTGAATACCACTCAAAATATTGTAAAGG ATATATATGCATTTTTGAATGACCCTCCATCTGAGTTCTATCCCAGTGTGGGTGTTATAGGGTTTTCTGGAATTCTGggactttattttgcaaaag GCAGCATAGTCAAGAGACTGATATTCCCCACTGGGCTCATGGCTCTCAGCGCCTCCATGTTCTACCCACAACATGCCGTCTCCGTTGCCAGG aCCACAAAAGACTACATATTTTCCTTGGGTTCAGAAGGGCGAGTTGTTTTGGAAGAGCTGCTGAGAGGGAAGTCACCATCCAAGGACAAA
- the LOC137014273 gene encoding arylamine N-acetyltransferase, pineal gland isozyme NAT-3-like, which translates to MDVQKYLARICCSAPCPPNLDTLRHVHRNHLMAVPFENLTIHIGERVRLELPLLYEKIVLMRRGGFCFENNGLFSWLLSQLGFEVTILSAQVKNRFTGAYGPPFDHFIMMVKLDGHRWLCDVGFGSGFQLPLSLETDSPQVQSHGVYRLRSQGDFIFMEMKSETEVLESAEECWLEQYKFTLEPRKRDDFRAMCDYHQSSVSSIFFCKSLCSLLLPTGRITIMGRRLIITTLTSVDGHQAMKTTTDLSDEEITELLREKFGIVLPSPLTPKDVEIVPPPVTY; encoded by the coding sequence ATGGATGTTCAGAAGTATTTGGCACGTATCTGCTGTTCTGCTCCATGTCCACCGAATTTGGACACATTACGACACGTTCACCGGAATCACTTAATGGCAGTTCCCTTTGAGAATCTCACTATTCATATCGGAGAGCGGGTCAGGCTTGAATTGCCACTTCTATATGAAAAAATCGTCCTCATGCGCCGTGGAGGATTCTGCTTTGAGAATAATGGACTCTTCTCTTGGCTCTTGTCTCAGCTGGGCTTTGAAGTGACTATTCTCTCCGCACAGGTCAAGAATCGGTTCACCGGGGCTTACGGACCTCCCTTCGACCACTTCATCATGATGGTGAAGCTGGATGGACACAGATGGCTCTGTGATGTTGGGTTTGGATCCGGTTTCcagctccctctctctcttgaGACAGACAGTCCTCAAGTCCAGAGCCATGGAGTGTATCGCCTCAGATCTCAGGGAGACTTTATTTTCATggaaatgaaatctgagactgAGGTATTAGAGAGTGCAGAAGAATGTTGGTTGGAGCAGTACAAGTTCACTTTGGAGCCACGTAAAAGAGATGATTTCAGAGCCATGTGTGACTACCATCAGAGTTCTGTTAGCTCGATTTTCTTCTGCAAGTCTCTCTGTTCACTCTTATTGCCCACTGGAAGAATCACAATCATGGGCCGCAGACTGATTATAACCACTTTGACCTCAGTGGATGGACACCAAGCTATGAAAACCACAACAGATCTTTCAGATGAAGAAATTACAGAGTTGTTGAGAGAGAAGTTTGGAATTGTTCTTCCTTCTCCACTCACTCCAAAAGATGTTGAGATTGTACCACCACCAGTtacttattaa
- the ropn1l gene encoding ropporin-1-like protein isoform X1: MNMMPPPETMYCAQQINIPPELPDILKQFTKAAIKTQPHDVLQWAADYFSALSKGQGLPVKEKLEMPVATQKTDTGLTPGLLKILHQQRTSKECVTKEELLLKWKDLCLPIEQLDTILALGNFTENINWMQFFALGCSALGGTIVSALKHACEILTEDPEGGAAQIPFDTFQRLYTYLAHLDGEIPKEQIDSFLHRLEEECRGGMVQPSNFTSFRRAEE; the protein is encoded by the exons ATGAATA TGATGCCTCCTCCTGAAACAATGTACTGCGCCCAGCAGATCAACATCCCTCCAGAGCTGCCGGATATTTTAAAGCAATTCACAAAAGCTGCGATTAAGACACAGCCACATGATGTGCTGCAATGGGCAGCTGA CTATTTTTCAGCATTATCAAAAGGTCAGGGTCTACCAGTCAAGGAGAAGCTGGAAATGCCAGTGGCAACTCAGAAAACAGACACAGGACTTACACCAGGCCTTCTAAAGATCCTTCATCAACAG CGCACATCTAAAGAATGCGTTACAAAAGAGGAGCTTCTTTTGAAGTGGAAAGATCTGTGCTTGCCAATCGAACAGCTTGACACAATCCTCGCTCTTGGAAACTTCACTGAAAATATCAATTGGATGCAGTTTTTTGCTCTCGGATGCAGTGCTTTGGGTGGG ACCATTGTGAGTGCTTTGAAACATGCATGTGAAATACTCACAGAGGACCCTGAGGGTGGTGCAGCCCAGATTCCTTTCGACACATTTCAGAGGTTGTACACATACTTGGCCCATCTGGATGGAGAAATTCCTAAAGAACAGATCGACAGCTTCTTGCACCGTTTAGAGGA AGAATGCCGAGGAGGAATGGTGCAACCTTCAAATTTTACAAGCTTCCGAAGAGCTGAGGAGTAG
- the ropn1l gene encoding ropporin-1-like protein isoform X2, whose translation MPPPETMYCAQQINIPPELPDILKQFTKAAIKTQPHDVLQWAADYFSALSKGQGLPVKEKLEMPVATQKTDTGLTPGLLKILHQQRTSKECVTKEELLLKWKDLCLPIEQLDTILALGNFTENINWMQFFALGCSALGGTIVSALKHACEILTEDPEGGAAQIPFDTFQRLYTYLAHLDGEIPKEQIDSFLHRLEEECRGGMVQPSNFTSFRRAEE comes from the exons ATGCCTCCTCCTGAAACAATGTACTGCGCCCAGCAGATCAACATCCCTCCAGAGCTGCCGGATATTTTAAAGCAATTCACAAAAGCTGCGATTAAGACACAGCCACATGATGTGCTGCAATGGGCAGCTGA CTATTTTTCAGCATTATCAAAAGGTCAGGGTCTACCAGTCAAGGAGAAGCTGGAAATGCCAGTGGCAACTCAGAAAACAGACACAGGACTTACACCAGGCCTTCTAAAGATCCTTCATCAACAG CGCACATCTAAAGAATGCGTTACAAAAGAGGAGCTTCTTTTGAAGTGGAAAGATCTGTGCTTGCCAATCGAACAGCTTGACACAATCCTCGCTCTTGGAAACTTCACTGAAAATATCAATTGGATGCAGTTTTTTGCTCTCGGATGCAGTGCTTTGGGTGGG ACCATTGTGAGTGCTTTGAAACATGCATGTGAAATACTCACAGAGGACCCTGAGGGTGGTGCAGCCCAGATTCCTTTCGACACATTTCAGAGGTTGTACACATACTTGGCCCATCTGGATGGAGAAATTCCTAAAGAACAGATCGACAGCTTCTTGCACCGTTTAGAGGA AGAATGCCGAGGAGGAATGGTGCAACCTTCAAATTTTACAAGCTTCCGAAGAGCTGAGGAGTAG